The bacterium genome has a segment encoding these proteins:
- a CDS encoding alpha-galactosidase: MGTNSKIRIKSKSWEFLEEKWHFISDMPSVILKDKKALKSDTKNIKIETSFSSYRDVFSSVTVDITNKGRSPVWIEEVEFCRINIRHFPAKNLRMLIYNDDATAGKWLNNGNRPLLGSSSMDSDVDDNCSRLFTCVYNQGSADGIFLGLIPEGGRIFYNSFTNTGNVFRGTARVRIHIKPRTRIRIGRLVVAGGELEGAFSGFSSLFGRPRTSPDFAKNIGWNSWDYYLWSVNSDDIMENMRFIKKTPWLKKRLKYIVIDCGWSSRHGDWKADHTFPGGMKNIAGKIRRAGFIPGIWVAPFMVHRDSRIAIEHPELIVKEPDGRGPLRIGRGFEKAMCLDTTHPDSISFLHNLFTRLKKDGFRYFKTDYLSHVLIAGREGRFHNRNITPMEAFKRGIQTIRKAIGNDSKLLGCAGFIPEAGVGIWDACRMSLDISSYWSDILALSRDAALKSMFNGKTWQNDYDFLIVRSAETSKEKKINVFEDLKFFVPEKAYMPYSVRSGSTLKTEHEARVWASLTLVAGGSMVLSDRLSMLNRKGINLIKTVVENATGTAGHPLDFLHKGMSRIWFSENKSEYLIGIFNWSDRKAVIKPGNFLRKKGIHLKKAYELWSKKILSLDAVKLGPRDARVFKIKRHLIQQESKNSG; encoded by the coding sequence ATGGGAACTAATTCAAAAATCAGGATAAAATCCAAGTCATGGGAGTTTTTAGAAGAAAAATGGCATTTCATATCAGATATGCCGTCAGTAATTCTGAAGGATAAAAAAGCACTAAAATCTGATACAAAAAACATAAAAATAGAAACCTCCTTTTCTTCATACAGGGACGTTTTTTCTTCGGTAACTGTTGATATTACGAACAAGGGCAGGTCTCCTGTGTGGATTGAGGAGGTGGAATTCTGCAGGATAAACATCCGGCACTTTCCCGCAAAGAACCTGCGCATGTTAATCTACAACGATGATGCAACAGCAGGTAAATGGCTGAATAACGGAAACAGGCCTCTGCTGGGAAGCTCTTCCATGGACTCTGATGTAGATGATAACTGTTCCCGGCTCTTTACATGTGTATATAACCAGGGATCAGCGGATGGGATATTCCTCGGGCTTATACCTGAAGGAGGCCGTATATTTTATAACTCATTTACAAACACCGGGAATGTTTTCAGGGGAACAGCCAGAGTGAGAATACATATTAAGCCCCGAACTAGAATCAGAATTGGCAGATTAGTTGTTGCAGGAGGAGAGCTTGAAGGGGCGTTTTCAGGTTTTAGTTCCTTGTTCGGCAGACCGAGAACCAGCCCGGATTTTGCAAAGAATATCGGATGGAATTCATGGGATTATTATCTCTGGTCTGTTAACTCGGATGATATCATGGAGAATATGAGATTTATTAAGAAAACCCCATGGCTGAAGAAGCGCCTTAAATATATAGTCATTGACTGCGGATGGTCAAGCCGCCACGGCGACTGGAAGGCAGATCACACCTTTCCCGGAGGTATGAAGAATATTGCAGGCAAGATCAGACGAGCCGGATTTATACCCGGTATATGGGTTGCCCCTTTCATGGTACACCGCGATAGCCGGATTGCGATAGAACATCCGGAACTTATTGTGAAAGAACCCGACGGGAGAGGACCTCTCAGGATAGGCAGGGGATTTGAAAAAGCCATGTGTCTGGATACGACTCATCCGGATAGTATAAGTTTTTTGCATAACCTTTTTACAAGACTGAAAAAAGATGGATTTCGCTATTTCAAGACAGACTATTTATCTCATGTGCTGATTGCAGGCAGGGAAGGCAGGTTCCATAACAGAAATATAACACCTATGGAGGCATTTAAGAGGGGTATTCAGACCATCAGAAAGGCAATAGGGAATGATTCAAAGCTTCTCGGGTGTGCAGGTTTTATTCCTGAGGCCGGAGTGGGTATCTGGGATGCATGCAGAATGTCACTGGATATAAGCTCTTACTGGTCGGATATACTTGCCCTTTCAAGAGATGCAGCCTTGAAGAGTATGTTCAACGGGAAAACATGGCAGAATGATTACGATTTCCTGATAGTCAGAAGCGCTGAAACATCTAAGGAAAAAAAGATAAACGTATTCGAGGACCTGAAGTTTTTTGTTCCGGAAAAAGCGTACATGCCGTATTCAGTAAGAAGCGGCTCGACACTTAAGACAGAGCATGAAGCAAGGGTATGGGCATCCCTGACACTGGTAGCAGGGGGGTCTATGGTGCTTTCAGACAGACTCAGTATGTTGAACAGAAAGGGAATTAATTTGATAAAAACTGTTGTTGAGAATGCAACCGGTACAGCAGGACATCCCCTTGATTTCCTTCATAAGGGAATGTCTCGTATCTGGTTTTCTGAGAATAAATCTGAATATCTTATCGGTATATTCAACTGGAGTGACAGAAAAGCTGTCATTAAGCCGGGTAATTTTCTAAGGAAGAAGGGGATACATCTAAAAAAAGCATACGAATTATGGAGCAAAAAGATACTCTCTCTGGATGCAGTAAAACTCGGACCGAGAGATGCCAGAGTTTTTAAAATTAAAAGGCATCTGATACAACAAGAAAGCAAAAATTCAGGATAA
- a CDS encoding DUF4404 family protein, with amino-acid sequence MDIMIKRTLSDIKIRIQKANSIKEGKKSELLDLLSTLKSEIEELSKTQADHAKSITGFTDISTHEATRENKNPELLKVSIEGLSSSVKGFETSHPKLAEIVNSICLTLSNLGI; translated from the coding sequence ATGGACATAATGATTAAACGAACTCTTTCAGATATTAAAATCAGGATTCAGAAAGCCAATTCCATCAAAGAGGGAAAAAAATCCGAGCTGCTTGACCTGCTTTCAACTCTAAAATCCGAAATTGAGGAGCTTTCCAAGACTCAGGCTGATCACGCGAAAAGCATTACAGGTTTTACTGACATCTCAACTCATGAAGCAACACGTGAAAACAAAAACCCAGAACTTCTAAAAGTCTCTATAGAGGGCTTGTCTTCATCGGTTAAGGGATTTGAAACATCGCATCCAAAACTGGCAGAGATTGTAAATTCTATATGTCTCACGCTGTCAAATCTCGGCATATAG